One window of the Amia ocellicauda isolate fAmiCal2 chromosome 18, fAmiCal2.hap1, whole genome shotgun sequence genome contains the following:
- the rnf139 gene encoding E3 ubiquitin-protein ligase RNF139, whose translation MASPHARIGHQALAVLDVAFRVPCIFIIDAIFNSYYDPGTGWAGAAARIVLRFLGILVSGVVLVLSQKALLKFYMLFSAVLLGTVAVLVNYYATSHIDFYSAYYTAALGFKLLPRNGPTLWLGMVMLQLMFGIGYVVLLNIQSVFAVLIVLDVMIPIWGLILELPVEVRQLVAIASGLVLLVNTIVYLIMKLKKFYYSGRYVYLLIRHMYRIYGLQLLVEDTWKRIRFPDVLRVFWLTRLTAQAIILVYVVKVASSDEGNRSYLISWEDFWEVLCNLIISGCDSTLTVLGMSAVISSVAHYLGLGILAFIGSTEEEDKRLGFVAPVLFFILALQTGLSGLDPEDRLVRLSRNMCLLLTAILHFIHGMTDPVLMSLSASHVSSFRRHFPVLLVSSCLFVMPILLSYALWHHYLLNTWLFAVTAFCVELCLKVIVSLTVYTLFMIDGYYNVLWEKLDDYVYYVRSTGNVIEFIFGVIMFGNGAYTMMFESGSKIRACMMCLHAYFNIYLQAKNGWKTFINRRTAVKKINSLPEMKGSQLREIEDVCAICYQEFATSARITPCHHYFHALCLRKWLYIQDTCPMCHQKVYIEEDSRDSAAFSNNNGYVAPNENPGGFAAAAAAAAAGGEGDADVAIVVAAAAGPELENELIEDNDSIEYDEDEWGTQNGGMPVEEDYINDDTDSSGE comes from the coding sequence GTATCCTGGTATCTGGGGTCGTGCTGGTTTTGTCTCAGAAGGCACTGCTCAAGTTCTACATGCTGTTTTCTGCAGTGCTCTTGGGAACAGTGGCAGTCTTGGTCAATTACTACGCCACCTCACACATAGACTTCTACAGCGCTTACTACACTGCAGCCTTGGGTTTTAAGCTGCTTCCTCGCAATGGACCCACGCTATGGCTGGGCATGGTGATGCTCCAGCTCATGTTTGGGATCGGTTATGTGGTGCTCCTCAACATCCAGTCAGTCTTTGCTGTGCTGATCGTCTTGGATGTTATGATCCCCATATGGGGCTTGATCTTagaactccctgtagaagtgcGGCAGCTTGTGGCCATAGCTTCAGGCCTAGTCCTTTTAGTGAACACCATAGTGTATTTAATTATGAAGCTGAAGAAGTTCTATTACTCGGGCCGCTATGTCTACCTGCTCATCAGGCACATGTACCGCATTTACGGCCTCCAGTTATTGGTGGAGGACACGTGGAAGAGGATCCGTTTCCCAGATGTGCTCCGGGTCTTCTGGCTGACCAGACTGACTGCTCAAGCCATCATACTGGTATATGTGGTGAAGGTGGCCAGCAGTGACGAGGGGAACCGCAGCTACTTGATCTCCTGGGAGGACTTCTGGGAAGTGCTGTGCAACCTCATCATCAGCGGATGCGACTCCACGCTGACCGTGCTGGGCATGAGCGCGGTCATTTCTTCTGTTGCGCATTACTTGGGACTGGGGATCTTGGCTTTCATCGGCTCCACAGAGGAAGAGGACAAGCGTCTAGGCTTTGTGGCGCcggtgttgttttttattttggctCTCCAGACCGGCCTCAGTGGCCTGGACCCTGAGGATAGACTTGTGCGTCTCAGCCGAAACATGTGCCTTCTGTTGACTGCCATCCTGCATTTCATCCACGGCATGACCGACCCGGTCCTCATGTCTCTGAGtgcctctcacgtctcgtcatTCCGCAGACATTTCCCTGTCCTCTTGGTTTCCTCCTGCCTGTTTGTGATGCCCATCCTGCTGAGCTACGCACTGTGGCACCACTACTTGCTAAACACCTGGCTGTTTGCCGTAACAGCGTTTTGCGTCGAGCTCTGCCTGAAAGTGATCGTCTCGCTGACTGTGTACACGCTCTTCATGATCGACGGCTACTACAATGTCTTATGGGAGAAACTGGATGACTACGTATACTACGTGCGCTCCACCGGCAACGTCATCGAGTTCATCTTCGGTGTGATCATGTTTGGGAACGGGGCATACACCATGATGTTCGAGTCGGGCAGCAAGATCCGCGCTTGCATGATGTGCCTCCACGCCTACTTCAACATCTACCTGCAGGCCAAGAATGGGTGGAAGACCTTCATCAACAGGAGGACTGCGGTGAAGAAAATCAACTCCCTGCCAGAGATGAAAGGAAGCCAGCTGAGGGAGATCGAGGACGTCTGTGCCATCTGTTACCAGGAATTTGCCACCTCGGCACGCATCACCCCCTGCCACCACTACTTCCATGCCCTCTGCCTCCGCAAGTGGCTCTATATCCAGGACACGTGTCCCATGTGCCACCAGAAGGTCTATATCGAGGAGGACTCGCGAGACAGTGCTGCCTTTTCCAATAACAATGGGTATGTGGCCCCCAATGAAAACCCAGGAGGctttgcagcagcagcagcagcagcagcggcaggtGGTGAAGGAGATGCTGATGTTGCCATTGTCGTGGCCGCTGCTGCTGGGCCAGAGCTTGAAAACGAACTAATCGAAGACAATGACAGTATTGAATATGACGAAGATGAGTGGGGGACACAGAATGGTGGAATGCCAGTAGAAGAAGACTATATAAATGATGATACAGACTCGAGTGGAGAATAA